The Lycium ferocissimum isolate CSIRO_LF1 chromosome 8, AGI_CSIRO_Lferr_CH_V1, whole genome shotgun sequence DNA segment AAGCCAGTGCTGTCGTCACAAGGAATCCTCCGCAATTTTGCAGGTATTCAAGTTGTACACTATCCTCATACTACATAACAACAGAACAAAATGATTAAAATCGTAGAAATATATGATACCAGGAAGAAGACACATTAAGTTGTACCTGACTATATTTGAAAGATGTTAATGTTTCATGTAGCATaataatttcaagaatactAACATTCCTTCGCCCCGATAAGATATCTCGATGTCTACAACACGCATTGTTTCCATTAGTTAGCAAGTAACAAATAGTATTGACTTTTCCAGAGTTAGTAGCGATTTTGGGACCAATTCTTCAGTTTTAGAAAATAGAAGGATCAAATAGAATACAAAGATCATGGCTCTGGAACTGAAAATTGTACCTAAGACCATAAGCTCTGGTGTCACGCTCGCTGTAATCAAATCTGCAAAAAGATTATTTCATGTAATGAAGCTGCAAGCGCACACTTTAAGTTGCATCTTATGAAAGTAAAAGGAGAGGGGGAATTACTTGTCAACATCTATTCCATTTCGCCCATTAGCAACAATGTCATACAAGAACTGCTTCTCTTTCAAGCTCTGTATAGCAAGTCATTATAAAGAGAAAATATTCAGCACATGTTTTCAAATATtaggtactccctccgtcccaatttaagtgtcttactttcctttttggtattTTCCAAAAAGAgtgcctctttctatatttagtaggttgacaattcaaacatcctacatgacaagtttataatcacaagataaaATGATATTTCAgaaatctctctttatttcttaaactttgtgcctagTACACTTAaaatgggacggaaggagtatttaAT contains these protein-coding regions:
- the LOC132068503 gene encoding uncharacterized protein LOC132068503 isoform X1, translating into MIVAFEKGKSLSLKEKQFLYDIVANGRNGIDVDKFDYSERDTRAYGLRHRDILSGRRNVSILEIIMLHETLTSFKYSQYEDSVQLEYLQNCGGFLVTTALAYGNENTPVN
- the LOC132068503 gene encoding uncharacterized protein LOC132068503 isoform X3; its protein translation is MIVAFEKGKSLSLKEKQFLYDIVANGRNGIDVDKFDYSERDTRAYGLRHRDILSGRRNVSILEIIMLHETLTSFKYSQVKLGCSNR